One genomic region from Vannielia litorea encodes:
- a CDS encoding class II histone deacetylase: MATGFFWDERCFWHHGGDYALTLPVGGFVQPGAGGLPDGPETKRRLKNLMSVSGLAAELELRGAAEATREELLRVHPAAYLNAFKTMSDAGGGELGLRTPFGRGGYEVAALSAGLATEAVRAVCKGELDNAYSLSRPPGHHCKPDWPNGFCLMANIAIAIEAAQAEGRAQRVAVLDWDVHHGNGTEACFWDRGDVLTVSIHQERNYPLDTGSATHRGEGAGQGANLNIPLPPGVGHAGYLAAIDRLALPAIRAHAPDLIIVACGYDAGAMDPLGRMFCTSETFRKMTLRVKALAGEICGGKLVLVHEGGYSEAHVPFLGHATLEALSGSAIRVPDPLAETLAKRQPGPEFDAFVESIITAQAEAAGL; encoded by the coding sequence ATGGCAACGGGATTTTTCTGGGATGAGCGGTGTTTCTGGCACCACGGCGGCGACTATGCCCTCACGCTGCCGGTCGGCGGCTTCGTGCAGCCCGGCGCGGGCGGCCTGCCCGACGGGCCGGAGACCAAGCGGCGGCTGAAGAACCTTATGAGCGTCTCGGGCCTTGCCGCCGAGCTTGAACTGCGCGGCGCGGCGGAAGCCACGCGGGAGGAGCTCCTGCGCGTCCATCCCGCGGCCTACCTCAATGCCTTCAAGACGATGTCCGATGCGGGCGGCGGCGAGCTTGGCCTGCGCACCCCCTTCGGGCGCGGCGGCTACGAGGTGGCGGCGCTCTCCGCCGGGCTGGCCACTGAAGCGGTTCGCGCCGTCTGCAAGGGCGAGCTGGACAACGCCTACAGCCTCTCCCGCCCGCCCGGCCACCATTGCAAGCCCGACTGGCCTAACGGCTTTTGCCTCATGGCCAACATCGCCATCGCCATCGAGGCCGCGCAGGCCGAGGGGCGGGCGCAGCGCGTGGCCGTGCTCGACTGGGATGTGCACCACGGCAACGGAACCGAGGCCTGCTTCTGGGACCGGGGCGATGTGCTGACCGTCTCGATCCATCAGGAGCGCAACTACCCACTCGATACCGGCAGCGCCACTCATCGGGGCGAGGGCGCAGGGCAGGGGGCCAACCTGAACATTCCTCTGCCGCCCGGCGTGGGCCACGCGGGCTATCTCGCCGCGATCGACAGGCTGGCCCTCCCAGCGATCCGCGCCCATGCCCCCGATCTGATCATCGTGGCCTGCGGCTATGACGCCGGCGCGATGGACCCGCTGGGCCGCATGTTCTGCACCTCCGAGACCTTCCGCAAGATGACCCTGCGGGTGAAGGCGCTGGCCGGGGAGATCTGCGGCGGCAAGCTCGTTCTGGTCCACGAGGGCGGCTATTCGGAGGCGCATGTCCCCTTCCTCGGCCACGCCACGCTGGAGGCGCTCTCCGGTTCGGCCATCCGCGTGCCCGACCCACTGGCCGAAACGCTCGCAAAGCGGCAACCAGGCCCGGAGTTCGATGCCTTCGTCGAAAGCATAATCACCGCACAGGCCGAGGCCGCCGGGCTGTGA
- a CDS encoding DUF167 domain-containing protein: MAKPRMQKGMLARRATPGATFAVRVTPNARADAVIVEGDRLKITTTATPEGGKANAAVTKLLAHALGVAPSRLTLTAGATSRDKTFRLD; the protein is encoded by the coding sequence ATGGCCAAACCGCGAATGCAAAAGGGCATGCTCGCCCGGCGCGCCACCCCCGGCGCCACCTTCGCGGTGCGGGTGACACCCAATGCGCGGGCCGATGCGGTGATCGTGGAGGGCGACCGGCTGAAAATCACCACCACCGCCACGCCTGAAGGCGGCAAGGCCAATGCCGCGGTCACCAAGCTGCTCGCCCATGCCCTCGGCGTCGCCCCGAGCCGCCTGACCCTCACCGCAGGCGCCACAAGTCGCGACAAGACGTTCAGGCTGGACTGA
- the pth gene encoding aminoacyl-tRNA hydrolase: MQLWVGLGNPGEKYAGNRHNIGFMALDRIASDHGFGPWRAKFQAEMSEGRFGSEKIVLLKPMTFMNLSGQSVGEAMRFFKLEPPDVTVFHDEIDLAPGKLRCKAGGGHAGHNGLRSIHDHIGPHYDRVRMGVGHPGRKEAVPGWVLKDFAKHDAEWLDDMLRGISDGAGELAAGDAGRFMNAVARRMQPAKAEKKPVVEKAPEATPEPEPDARSPLQRLVDKFR; the protein is encoded by the coding sequence ATGCAACTCTGGGTCGGCCTCGGCAATCCGGGCGAAAAATACGCAGGCAACCGGCACAACATCGGCTTCATGGCGCTGGACCGGATCGCCTCGGATCATGGCTTCGGCCCGTGGCGGGCGAAGTTTCAGGCCGAGATGAGCGAGGGACGCTTCGGCTCCGAAAAGATCGTGCTGCTGAAGCCCATGACCTTCATGAACCTTTCCGGCCAGTCCGTTGGCGAGGCCATGCGCTTCTTCAAGCTTGAGCCGCCCGATGTGACCGTGTTCCACGACGAGATCGACCTCGCCCCCGGCAAGCTGCGCTGCAAGGCGGGCGGCGGCCACGCGGGCCACAATGGGCTGCGCTCGATCCACGATCACATCGGCCCGCATTATGACCGCGTTCGCATGGGTGTCGGCCACCCCGGCCGCAAGGAGGCGGTGCCGGGCTGGGTGCTGAAAGACTTCGCCAAGCACGACGCCGAGTGGCTCGACGACATGCTGCGCGGCATCTCCGACGGCGCGGGCGAGCTGGCGGCGGGCGATGCCGGGCGTTTCATGAACGCCGTGGCCCGGCGGATGCAGCCCGCCAAGGCGGAGAAGAAGCCGGTGGTGGAGAAGGCCCCTGAGGCGACACCTGAGCCGGAGCCCGATGCGCGCTCGCCCCTCCAACGGCTGGTGGACAAGTTCCGGTAA
- a CDS encoding glutathione S-transferase family protein: protein MADDLTLHGYHFSVYMRAARMALALKGAEWAEVEVNPFDEAGRAGLMALNPFGRVPVLAHGSFTLYETAAITGYVDRAFAGPPLMPEGARGAARATQVIGIVDAYAYVPLVRQVFSHAVFRPAEGHQGSAEVVAEGLRVAPRPLAALEAIAAEGMVLTGPLSRADCHLVPMIDAFTRAEAGAAMLGRFPALSDWWARMREHPVVTASDPGLPG, encoded by the coding sequence ATGGCCGATGACCTCACCCTGCATGGCTACCACTTCAGCGTCTACATGCGCGCCGCCCGGATGGCGCTGGCGCTGAAGGGCGCGGAATGGGCCGAGGTCGAGGTGAACCCCTTCGACGAAGCGGGCCGCGCGGGGCTGATGGCGCTCAACCCCTTTGGCCGCGTGCCGGTACTGGCGCACGGCAGCTTCACCCTCTACGAAACAGCGGCGATCACCGGCTACGTCGACCGCGCCTTCGCTGGCCCGCCGCTGATGCCCGAGGGCGCGCGCGGCGCGGCGCGGGCAACGCAGGTCATCGGCATCGTCGATGCCTACGCCTATGTGCCGCTGGTCCGGCAGGTCTTTTCCCACGCCGTGTTCCGCCCCGCCGAGGGCCACCAAGGCAGCGCCGAGGTTGTGGCCGAAGGGCTGCGCGTGGCACCCCGCCCGCTGGCGGCGCTGGAGGCCATCGCCGCCGAGGGCATGGTGCTCACTGGCCCGCTCAGCCGTGCCGACTGCCACCTCGTCCCAATGATTGACGCCTTCACCCGGGCCGAGGCCGGGGCGGCGATGCTGGGGCGCTTCCCGGCGCTCTCGGACTGGTGGGCGCGAATGCGCGAGCATCCCGTGGTCACGGCCTCCGACCCGGGCCTGCCGGGCTGA
- the map gene encoding type I methionyl aminopeptidase, with protein sequence MTITHEDELDGLREIGRIVAEVLRDMGRALEPGMTTAELDAIGAAQIEREGAVSAPKAVYGFPGETCISVGAEIAHGIPGSRVIGAGDLVNIDVSASKGGFFADTGASFTVPPVRPSLERLCRDGRKACRIGVAQVKAGRPLAGIGKAVGRFAEAGGYTLVQNLASHGTGRALHEYPEEIATWPSRDRRRITDGLVMTVEPFLSRGALWAEDGGDGWTLLSHPRAETVQYEHTVVATRGKPVVVTLPG encoded by the coding sequence ATGACGATCACCCATGAGGACGAGCTGGACGGGCTGCGCGAGATCGGCAGGATCGTGGCCGAGGTGCTGCGCGACATGGGCCGCGCGCTGGAGCCGGGCATGACCACCGCCGAGCTGGACGCGATCGGCGCGGCGCAGATCGAGCGGGAGGGCGCTGTCTCGGCCCCGAAGGCGGTGTACGGCTTTCCGGGCGAGACCTGCATCAGCGTGGGCGCGGAGATTGCCCACGGTATCCCCGGCAGCCGGGTGATCGGTGCGGGCGATCTGGTGAACATCGACGTGTCGGCCTCGAAGGGCGGGTTCTTCGCCGATACCGGCGCGAGTTTTACCGTGCCGCCGGTGCGGCCCTCGCTGGAGCGGCTCTGCCGGGATGGTCGAAAGGCCTGCCGGATCGGGGTGGCGCAGGTGAAGGCCGGGCGGCCATTGGCGGGCATCGGCAAGGCGGTGGGGCGGTTTGCCGAGGCGGGAGGCTACACGCTGGTTCAGAACCTCGCCAGCCACGGCACCGGGCGGGCGCTGCATGAATATCCCGAGGAGATTGCCACATGGCCCAGCCGCGACCGGCGGAGGATCACCGATGGGCTGGTGATGACGGTGGAGCCGTTCCTCTCACGCGGGGCACTCTGGGCGGAGGACGGCGGCGATGGTTGGACACTACTGAGCCACCCCCGGGCGGAGACTGTGCAATATGAGCACACGGTGGTGGCGACGCGCGGCAAGCCGGTGGTGGTGACGCTGCCGGGGTAA
- a CDS encoding 50S ribosomal protein L25/general stress protein Ctc, producing MAGQIPDLHAEARTGTGKGAARQARRDGMVPGIVYGGGADPLAINLPFNKLLTQLRAGRFMSTLFNMKVEGQEDVRVICRSVQRDVVKDLPTHVDFMRLKRTSRVNLFIPVEFENEDAAPGLKKGGVLNAVRPEVELVVTAGDIPEKLVVDLSGLDIGDTVTISSITLPEGAKPTIDRDFVIANISAPSGLRAADDEDEGEDVAADEVPTAGEEAAAEE from the coding sequence ATGGCTGGACAGATCCCTGATCTTCACGCCGAGGCCCGGACGGGGACAGGCAAGGGCGCCGCTCGTCAAGCACGCCGTGATGGCATGGTGCCCGGTATCGTTTATGGCGGCGGTGCCGACCCGCTGGCGATCAACCTTCCCTTCAACAAGCTGCTCACCCAGCTGCGCGCCGGCCGCTTCATGTCGACGCTCTTCAACATGAAGGTCGAAGGCCAGGAAGACGTGCGCGTGATCTGCCGTTCGGTGCAGCGCGACGTTGTCAAAGACCTGCCGACCCACGTGGACTTCATGCGCCTCAAGCGCACCTCGCGCGTCAACCTCTTCATTCCCGTCGAATTCGAGAACGAAGACGCCGCGCCCGGCCTCAAGAAGGGTGGCGTGCTGAACGCTGTGCGGCCCGAGGTCGAGCTGGTTGTGACCGCCGGTGACATCCCCGAGAAGCTGGTCGTAGACCTCAGCGGTCTGGACATCGGCGACACGGTGACGATCTCGTCGATCACCCTGCCCGAAGGCGCAAAGCCGACCATCGACCGCGACTTCGTGATCGCCAACATCTCCGCCCCGTCCGGCCTGCGCGCCGCTGACGACGAGGACGAAGGTGAAGACGTGGCCGCCGACGAGGTGCCCACCGCTGGTGAAGAGGCCGCCGCAGAGGAGTGA
- a CDS encoding MFS transporter: MSLTHAIRLSRRTLPPFAAVGIFWGAFAAYTPQLKAGIGADDGTWGLVLLGAAVGSISAMWLAPRFDARFGRAAMALGCVIIGVLFQAPMWAGNVLAFTAAMVLAGGSAGLLDVVMNARLSAVEARTGASLMNLNHATFSLAYGTSALVAGLLRDGGTAPALTFAGLGLLSAGFGAIALQRELPPPVKGETRPARVTLPPVALWGGMIILLAFLAEQATEAWSALHIERTLGGGAAEGAIGPAMLGFTMCAGRLAGQFATARVSEARITTLAALVTAAGAVLAAMAPTPLVAYAGFGILGLGVSVIAPMVFALAGRLSPADLRPAVISRAAVIGYSGFFIGPPLLGAISEAAGLRMAFVAVGLLVAVAPLLLIPLRASARGTEAEAN, encoded by the coding sequence ATGAGCCTGACCCATGCCATCCGCCTCTCCCGCCGGACCCTGCCGCCCTTCGCCGCGGTGGGCATTTTCTGGGGCGCCTTTGCTGCCTATACGCCGCAGTTGAAGGCCGGAATCGGCGCGGATGACGGCACTTGGGGCCTCGTGCTGCTGGGCGCGGCGGTTGGGTCGATCTCGGCGATGTGGCTGGCTCCGCGATTCGATGCGCGCTTCGGGCGGGCGGCGATGGCGCTGGGCTGCGTGATCATCGGGGTGCTGTTTCAGGCGCCGATGTGGGCGGGCAATGTGCTGGCCTTCACCGCCGCGATGGTACTGGCGGGCGGCTCGGCGGGGCTGCTGGACGTGGTGATGAACGCACGCCTCTCGGCGGTCGAGGCCCGGACGGGCGCCTCGCTGATGAACCTAAACCACGCGACCTTCTCGCTGGCCTATGGCACCTCGGCCCTCGTGGCCGGGCTGCTGCGCGATGGCGGCACGGCCCCCGCGCTCACCTTTGCCGGGCTCGGGCTGCTTTCGGCCGGGTTTGGCGCAATTGCCCTGCAACGGGAGTTGCCGCCGCCGGTGAAGGGCGAGACCCGGCCCGCCCGCGTGACCCTGCCGCCGGTGGCGCTCTGGGGCGGGATGATCATTCTGCTGGCCTTCCTCGCGGAACAGGCCACGGAGGCATGGTCGGCGCTTCATATCGAGCGCACCCTCGGCGGAGGCGCGGCGGAGGGGGCGATTGGCCCTGCGATGCTGGGCTTCACCATGTGCGCGGGTCGGCTGGCCGGGCAATTCGCCACCGCGCGGGTGTCGGAGGCGCGGATCACCACGCTGGCCGCGCTGGTGACGGCGGCAGGCGCGGTGCTGGCGGCGATGGCGCCTACGCCGCTGGTGGCCTACGCGGGCTTCGGAATTCTGGGGCTTGGCGTGTCGGTCATCGCGCCGATGGTCTTTGCCCTCGCTGGCCGCCTCTCCCCGGCGGATCTGCGCCCGGCGGTGATCAGCCGGGCGGCGGTGATCGGCTACAGCGGCTTCTTCATCGGGCCGCCCTTGCTGGGCGCGATCTCGGAGGCCGCGGGGCTGCGGATGGCCTTTGTAGCAGTGGGGCTGTTGGTGGCGGTGGCGCCGCTGCTGCTGATCCCGCTGCGCGCCTCGGCGCGGGGCACCGAGGCAGAGGCAAACTGA
- a CDS encoding alpha-hydroxy acid oxidase, translating to MTVITCIDDLKRIHKRRAPKMFYDYCESGSWTEQTFRENTSDFDKIRLRQRVAVDMSGRSTESTMIGRKVALPTALAPVGICGMQHADGEILAAKAAEKFGVPFTLSTMSICSIEDVAENTSAPFWFQLYTQKDTNFTDNLVRRAKEAKCEALVITLDLQILGQRHKDLKNGLTAPPKLSVPVMLDLATKWRWGLQMLQTQRREFRNIVGHAKGVENTRSLHDWTAANFDQTLDWDKVKRLMDQWGGKVILKGILDGDDAEEAAKLGADAIVVSNHGGRQLDGALSSIRMLPEIVERVGSKTEVWLDSGIRSGQDILKALALGAKGTMIGRSYVYGLGAMGQAGVEKALEVLQKEMDISMALCGKQNPGQFGRDMLLVPEDFGGRWQA from the coding sequence ATGACCGTCATCACCTGCATCGACGACCTCAAGCGCATCCACAAGCGCCGCGCGCCGAAGATGTTCTACGACTATTGCGAAAGCGGCAGCTGGACCGAGCAGACCTTCCGCGAGAACACTTCCGACTTCGACAAGATCCGCCTGCGCCAGCGCGTGGCCGTCGATATGTCGGGCCGCTCGACCGAGAGCACCATGATCGGCCGCAAGGTGGCCCTGCCCACCGCGCTCGCGCCCGTGGGCATCTGCGGGATGCAGCACGCCGATGGCGAGATCCTCGCGGCCAAGGCGGCCGAAAAGTTCGGCGTGCCCTTCACCCTCTCCACGATGTCGATCTGCTCGATCGAGGATGTGGCCGAGAACACCTCCGCGCCCTTCTGGTTTCAGCTCTACACCCAGAAAGACACCAATTTCACCGACAACCTCGTGCGCCGGGCCAAGGAGGCCAAGTGCGAGGCGCTGGTGATTACGCTCGACCTCCAGATCCTCGGCCAGCGCCACAAGGATCTGAAGAACGGTCTCACCGCCCCGCCCAAGCTCTCGGTGCCGGTTATGTTGGACCTCGCCACCAAGTGGCGCTGGGGCCTGCAGATGCTGCAAACCCAGCGCCGCGAGTTCCGCAACATCGTCGGCCACGCCAAGGGCGTCGAGAACACCCGGAGCCTGCACGACTGGACCGCCGCGAACTTCGACCAGACGCTGGATTGGGACAAGGTGAAGCGCCTGATGGACCAATGGGGCGGCAAGGTGATCCTCAAGGGCATCCTAGATGGCGACGATGCCGAAGAGGCTGCCAAGCTCGGCGCCGACGCTATCGTGGTCAGCAACCATGGCGGCCGGCAGCTTGACGGGGCGCTTTCCTCCATCCGCATGCTGCCCGAGATCGTCGAACGCGTCGGCTCCAAAACCGAGGTCTGGCTCGATAGCGGCATCCGCTCCGGGCAGGATATCCTCAAGGCACTCGCGCTCGGCGCCAAGGGCACGATGATCGGGCGGTCCTACGTCTATGGTCTCGGCGCGATGGGGCAGGCGGGTGTCGAGAAAGCGCTGGAAGTGCTGCAAAAGGAGATGGATATCTCCATGGCCCTTTGCGGCAAGCAGAACCCCGGCCAGTTCGGGCGGGACATGCTGCTCGTGCCCGAGGATTTCGGCGGCCGCTGGCAGGCCTGA
- a CDS encoding PQQ-dependent sugar dehydrogenase — MNMLAKFVSIVGGSVALLRRFGAPTTQAMGGEPEIPEAKKQGIMTLKLPTAEGWKNGRLPTCAPGLKVNAFAEGLDHPRWIEVLPTGDVLVAESSQIETPPKNFMDAAAHATMKAVKAMGQSANRVTLWRDADGDGVAEHREIFVENQRQPFGMAVVGETFYLGNTDGIVAFPFPPGTTRLDEAAARRLVEFKPGGHWTRSLIVSPDGSKIYAGVGSLTNIADEGMETEEGRAAIWELDVASEEARIFAAGLRNAVGTAFEPTTGALWTVVNERDGLGDETPPDYLTTVVDGGFYGWPYSYWDRIVDDRVPQDAAKVAASIKPDYALGGHTASLGLCWMPEGTLPGFGDGMVIGQHGSWNRSKLSGYKLLFVPFENGKPSETEAPRDILSGFLSEDEKLAYGRPVGVCIGPGGKSLLMADDVGDVIWRVTGA; from the coding sequence ATGAACATGCTTGCGAAATTCGTGTCGATCGTTGGGGGCTCGGTGGCCCTGCTGCGCCGCTTCGGTGCGCCGACGACACAGGCGATGGGCGGGGAACCGGAGATTCCGGAGGCGAAGAAGCAGGGGATCATGACCCTGAAGCTGCCCACCGCCGAGGGCTGGAAGAACGGGCGGCTGCCGACCTGCGCGCCGGGGCTGAAGGTGAATGCCTTTGCCGAGGGGTTGGACCATCCGCGCTGGATTGAGGTGCTGCCGACAGGTGACGTGCTGGTGGCCGAGTCGAGCCAGATCGAGACCCCGCCGAAGAATTTCATGGATGCGGCGGCCCATGCCACGATGAAGGCGGTGAAGGCGATGGGCCAGAGCGCCAACCGCGTGACCCTCTGGCGGGATGCCGATGGCGACGGGGTAGCCGAGCATCGCGAGATTTTCGTTGAGAACCAGCGCCAGCCCTTCGGGATGGCTGTGGTGGGCGAGACCTTTTATCTCGGCAACACCGACGGGATCGTGGCCTTCCCCTTTCCGCCCGGGACGACGCGGCTGGATGAGGCCGCTGCGCGCAGGCTGGTGGAATTCAAGCCCGGTGGGCATTGGACGCGGAGCCTGATCGTCTCACCCGATGGCAGCAAGATTTACGCCGGCGTGGGCTCGCTCACCAACATCGCTGACGAGGGGATGGAGACCGAGGAAGGCCGCGCCGCGATCTGGGAGCTGGACGTGGCCAGCGAGGAGGCACGGATCTTTGCCGCTGGGTTGCGCAATGCCGTGGGCACCGCCTTTGAGCCCACAACGGGCGCGCTCTGGACGGTCGTCAACGAGCGTGACGGGCTGGGTGACGAGACGCCGCCGGATTACCTGACCACGGTGGTCGACGGCGGGTTTTACGGCTGGCCCTACTCCTACTGGGACCGCATCGTGGATGACCGTGTGCCGCAGGACGCCGCGAAGGTCGCCGCCTCGATCAAGCCCGACTATGCGCTCGGCGGCCATACCGCCTCGCTGGGCCTGTGCTGGATGCCGGAAGGCACCCTGCCCGGCTTTGGCGACGGCATGGTGATTGGCCAGCATGGCTCGTGGAACCGCTCCAAGCTCTCGGGCTACAAGCTGCTCTTCGTGCCTTTCGAGAACGGCAAACCCAGCGAGACCGAGGCGCCGCGCGACATTCTCTCGGGGTTCCTCTCGGAAGACGAGAAGCTGGCCTATGGCCGGCCCGTGGGCGTGTGCATCGGACCGGGCGGCAAATCGCTGCTGATGGCCGATGACGTGGGCGATGTGATCTGGCGGGTGACCGGGGCCTGA
- a CDS encoding metallopeptidase family protein produces MSRDDAHFLRVAGEAIEAFPPPLRAAAREVVVQVAEWPTPEMMAEFGMTDPRELTGLYEGTPLPEKTASFPSPYPDTVWLFRQPILAEWRDRPGQDLDELIAHVTVHEFAHHFGWSDDDIAEIDPWWE; encoded by the coding sequence GTGAGCCGCGATGACGCTCATTTTCTGCGCGTCGCAGGGGAGGCGATAGAGGCCTTTCCGCCGCCCTTGCGTGCGGCGGCGCGGGAGGTGGTGGTGCAGGTGGCAGAGTGGCCTACGCCGGAGATGATGGCCGAGTTTGGCATGACCGACCCGCGCGAACTGACCGGGCTTTACGAGGGCACGCCGCTGCCCGAAAAAACCGCCAGCTTCCCCTCGCCCTACCCCGATACTGTATGGCTCTTCCGCCAGCCGATCCTTGCCGAATGGCGCGACAGGCCGGGACAAGACCTCGACGAGCTGATTGCCCATGTCACGGTGCATGAGTTTGCCCATCACTTCGGCTGGTCGGATGACGACATTGCCGAGATTGACCCTTGGTGGGAGTGA
- a CDS encoding tautomerase family protein — protein sequence MPLVDIELIEGVFDDGQKAEMIEKVTDAMVAIEGEAMRGVTWVRVKEVKSGHWGIGGNRPSAADIKAMALAAE from the coding sequence ATGCCGCTGGTGGATATCGAACTGATCGAAGGTGTTTTCGACGACGGGCAGAAGGCGGAGATGATCGAGAAGGTCACCGACGCGATGGTGGCGATCGAGGGCGAGGCCATGCGCGGCGTCACCTGGGTCCGGGTGAAGGAGGTGAAGAGCGGCCACTGGGGCATCGGCGGCAACCGTCCCAGCGCGGCGGACATCAAGGCGATGGCGCTGGCGGCCGAGTAG
- a CDS encoding winged helix-turn-helix transcriptional regulator, which produces MTDQTYPRFCPVAMAASLLEPRWTMLVLCEMWNGSTRFSEIQRGVPGMSPGLLSKRLKEMEANGLVMRHEGSGAHGEYLTTAMADELQPLVRGLGEWAHRHVDCEVSLKGLDARMLMWNIRRKVDTLQLPRRRSVIQFILKDTPEGVANYWLVTRPGEETDLCLTDPKHDVDLYLSASLRDLTAAWMGHSSFEAEILADRIQLTGHELMARSLTRWLIRSSYAELDASGSGSAARRVRGC; this is translated from the coding sequence ATGACCGATCAGACCTATCCCCGCTTCTGCCCCGTTGCGATGGCCGCGAGCCTGCTGGAGCCGCGCTGGACGATGCTGGTGCTCTGCGAGATGTGGAACGGCTCCACCCGCTTTTCGGAGATCCAGCGCGGGGTGCCCGGCATGTCACCCGGCCTGCTCTCCAAACGGCTCAAGGAAATGGAGGCGAACGGGCTGGTGATGCGGCACGAGGGCAGCGGCGCCCACGGCGAGTATCTGACCACCGCGATGGCCGATGAGTTGCAGCCGCTGGTGCGGGGCTTGGGCGAATGGGCGCACCGGCACGTGGATTGCGAGGTGTCGCTCAAGGGGCTCGATGCCCGGATGCTGATGTGGAACATCCGCCGCAAGGTCGACACCTTGCAACTGCCGCGCCGTCGCAGCGTGATCCAGTTTATTCTCAAGGACACGCCCGAGGGTGTTGCGAACTACTGGTTGGTGACACGGCCCGGCGAGGAGACGGACCTGTGCCTGACCGACCCAAAGCATGATGTCGACCTGTATCTATCTGCCTCCCTGCGCGACCTGACCGCCGCCTGGATGGGCCACTCGAGCTTCGAGGCCGAGATTCTGGCCGACCGGATCCAGCTGACCGGCCACGAGCTGATGGCCCGGAGCCTCACGCGCTGGCTGATCCGCTCGAGCTATGCCGAGCTTGATGCGAGCGGAAGCGGGTCCGCAGCGCGGCGGGTGCGCGGCTGCTAG
- a CDS encoding polysaccharide lyase, with amino-acid sequence MTGVARPLMAVFALFLGFCLASAPAEAQRYPKGMSEGRNSARAPQILGDGVIRFSLLPGDCQARSYGDGRGESDCGNRNAKSYLAAGDVRTGSSMLYAFDVRVAGGLTHAAFHNPRAVPFTGGPDSRLAVAIWQGELIKNHLVWLDLDRTRGLTFMGRRCAAPGQLGNWTRFELLVKWSAKGDGVMQARCNERTIYAVKGAPTDQNPHCHVASHCEPGKVKHPKRINAGFGLFFDAEFINGRSIRPRLPASGLHVEMRNFKVAKARIR; translated from the coding sequence ATGACCGGAGTCGCCAGACCCTTGATGGCCGTATTCGCCCTTTTTCTCGGCTTCTGCCTCGCCTCAGCACCGGCAGAGGCGCAGCGCTACCCCAAGGGCATGTCAGAGGGGCGCAACAGCGCCCGCGCCCCGCAAATTCTGGGCGATGGGGTGATCCGCTTCAGTCTCCTGCCCGGCGACTGCCAGGCCCGCAGCTACGGCGACGGGCGCGGCGAGAGCGACTGCGGCAACCGCAATGCCAAATCCTACCTCGCAGCGGGCGACGTCAGAACAGGCAGCTCCATGCTCTATGCCTTCGATGTGCGCGTGGCAGGCGGTCTCACCCATGCCGCCTTCCACAACCCGCGTGCCGTGCCCTTCACCGGCGGGCCCGACAGCCGCCTCGCCGTGGCGATCTGGCAGGGCGAGCTGATCAAGAACCACCTCGTCTGGCTCGATCTGGACCGTACCCGCGGCCTCACCTTCATGGGCCGCCGCTGCGCCGCGCCGGGGCAGCTTGGCAACTGGACCCGTTTCGAACTGCTCGTCAAATGGTCGGCCAAGGGCGACGGGGTGATGCAAGCCCGCTGCAACGAGCGCACCATCTATGCGGTCAAGGGGGCGCCGACCGACCAGAACCCGCATTGCCACGTCGCCAGCCATTGCGAACCGGGCAAGGTCAAGCACCCCAAGCGGATCAATGCGGGCTTCGGGCTGTTCTTCGATGCCGAATTCATCAACGGCAGATCAATCCGCCCGCGACTGCCAGCATCGGGCCTGCACGTCGAAATGCGCAACTTCAAGGTGGCGAAGGCGAGGATCAGGTAA
- a CDS encoding nitroreductase, with translation MTQKSPAALEFLLTRRSRPAKTLTAPVPTREELGPILQAAARTPDHGKLEPWRFIVLEGAALERLAELAGERGAALELEPEKVEKFQNQLKQPGLAVAVVSSPVESEKVPFVEQLYSAGAVCLAMLNAALASGWGANWLSGWGSHDREFVTKGLGLALHETVAGFIHIGTETVPAPERPRPDLTKITAWVSE, from the coding sequence ATGACGCAGAAAAGCCCCGCCGCCCTCGAATTCCTTCTGACCCGCCGGTCGCGCCCCGCGAAGACGCTGACCGCGCCGGTGCCCACCCGCGAGGAGCTGGGGCCGATCCTTCAGGCCGCCGCCCGCACGCCGGACCACGGCAAGCTGGAGCCGTGGCGGTTTATCGTGCTGGAGGGCGCGGCGCTGGAGCGGCTGGCGGAGCTGGCCGGTGAGCGCGGCGCGGCGCTGGAGTTGGAGCCGGAGAAGGTGGAGAAGTTCCAGAACCAGCTGAAGCAGCCGGGGCTGGCGGTGGCGGTGGTGTCGTCACCGGTGGAGAGCGAGAAGGTGCCGTTTGTCGAGCAACTCTATTCGGCGGGCGCAGTCTGCCTTGCTATGCTGAACGCCGCGCTGGCCTCCGGCTGGGGCGCCAACTGGCTCTCGGGCTGGGGCAGCCATGACCGGGAGTTCGTGACCAAAGGGCTGGGCCTCGCGCTGCACGAGACGGTGGCGGGCTTCATCCACATCGGCACCGAGACGGTGCCCGCGCCCGAGCGCCCGCGCCCTGACCTGACCAAGATCACCGCCTGGGTCTCGGAATGA